A single region of the Anaerococcus urinomassiliensis genome encodes:
- a CDS encoding UvrD-helicase domain-containing protein → MADIKYTDNQLMAIKERDKNIIVSAAAGSGKTRVLVDRVIDLLINDYIDIDKMVIVTFTNKASIEMKDRIRLALEKLLENDPSNKFIKNQVKLIKHAHIQTMHSFASDMLREYFYFFDNLSPSFKVVSESTNVLLKESAIDEVFDEEYEKGREEFHKFIHNFSTSRNDRNAKSVVLQTYEKSTSQIDPIAWLGSKTENSFDFNIFIEIIEKKLSDIEKSILDTNQIVENAGLREEYANLFASDLDIVRNLSALAFKDWDLFIEKISKVNFPTMVRARKDEKDIQTILKKNRDAYKKDIKTVSSLVLNTNSSIIEDFSKRELGILKELAKLCKSFMGKYQAKKNEKSYLDFNDMEAYFIKLLENEEALAVIKDRFTYIFFDEYQDSNEIQNYIIEKLKTEDNLFFVGDVKQSIYGFRRARPDLFLDKLDQYEKSSNKSMRINLNENFRTDSDILKFDNFIFERLMTKDSSGIDYKNGGHSLNPTQSFDYPSPKAEIHIIDKGIDEANHIAETIKDLLDEGYEYKDIAILLRSGAKSYIYENAFKDAEIPFFNDISKVSFGAVEVTFFKNILHLIANPKDELALLSVLQSEIYEFSEDDLAQIRLNTDATSFAKAFDDYAIKGDILNKIIDFKTEMTTYNYRLSLMSLYEFGNFIFENSGYYNYLMARDRANDRIANVEAFIDLMGEYEENNDDGLFGFLDYAENLSLYQTDNLNAVRDLSENENLVRIMTIHKSKGLEFPVVILADTAKRFNINHLRSNISFDDDLGIGINVADYENKVKLSSIRRDIINEKTTIENRKEEIRVLYVALTRPINKLIIVGEKDIDKLGKYIGRNDFLNMTSYIDWIISILSTDKIASEINDGNYVSNELASIARLDLVKEEKEYKSFHMVDIKDILEDQKVNEKIYQKMLEIYENPYKNLADTQESIKKSVTEITKNFNPEEDGYELPAYDRFKEYGEFRKPNFITEIRDLKPTDIGTIIHKVFQALEYKEYDMDSLEKSFDKLIKERKIRSEELKVVDKEKILSYYAHPNIKNLYQKAKNLRKEESFLMKYEDYYVNGQIDLIFEFEDYAILLDFKTDAIKRSGFYDDQLRVYKKAIEEALKKEVKESFIYWYNMGELEQIR, encoded by the coding sequence ATGGCTGATATTAAGTATACAGATAACCAGCTAATGGCTATAAAGGAGCGTGATAAGAATATAATAGTATCAGCTGCAGCAGGTTCTGGTAAAACTAGGGTCCTAGTTGATAGAGTCATAGATTTACTTATAAACGATTACATCGACATAGACAAAATGGTAATTGTAACCTTCACAAACAAGGCATCTATAGAGATGAAAGATAGGATAAGACTTGCTTTAGAGAAACTTCTTGAAAATGACCCATCAAATAAATTTATAAAAAATCAAGTCAAACTTATAAAACATGCTCACATCCAAACTATGCACTCTTTTGCATCAGATATGCTCAGAGAGTATTTTTATTTTTTTGACAATTTATCACCAAGTTTTAAGGTAGTAAGTGAATCTACCAATGTATTACTCAAAGAATCAGCCATAGACGAAGTTTTTGATGAGGAATATGAAAAAGGAAGAGAGGAGTTTCATAAGTTTATCCACAACTTCTCAACTTCTAGAAACGACCGAAATGCAAAAAGTGTTGTTCTTCAAACTTACGAAAAATCAACTTCACAAATTGACCCTATAGCTTGGTTGGGATCCAAGACTGAAAATTCCTTTGATTTTAATATTTTCATAGAAATTATAGAGAAAAAATTATCTGACATAGAAAAATCAATTCTAGATACCAATCAAATAGTAGAAAATGCCGGACTTAGAGAAGAGTATGCAAATCTATTTGCAAGTGACTTGGATATAGTTAGAAATCTTAGCGCACTTGCATTTAAGGACTGGGATCTTTTTATTGAGAAGATATCAAAGGTCAATTTTCCAACCATGGTCCGTGCAAGAAAAGACGAAAAGGACATCCAGACCATATTAAAGAAAAATAGAGATGCCTACAAGAAGGATATTAAGACCGTATCTTCTTTGGTCCTTAACACAAATTCTTCTATAATTGAAGATTTTTCAAAAAGAGAACTAGGTATTCTAAAAGAGTTAGCAAAGCTATGTAAATCTTTTATGGGAAAATACCAGGCAAAAAAGAATGAGAAGTCTTACCTTGACTTTAACGATATGGAAGCTTACTTCATAAAATTACTGGAAAATGAAGAGGCACTAGCTGTTATCAAAGATAGATTTACCTATATATTTTTTGATGAGTACCAGGATTCCAACGAAATCCAAAACTATATAATTGAAAAGTTAAAGACAGAGGACAATTTGTTTTTTGTAGGTGATGTCAAGCAGTCAATCTACGGATTTCGTAGGGCAAGGCCAGATTTATTTTTAGATAAACTTGACCAATATGAGAAATCTAGTAATAAATCCATGAGGATAAACCTAAATGAAAACTTTAGAACAGACTCAGATATACTAAAATTTGACAACTTTATCTTTGAAAGACTGATGACAAAAGATTCCTCGGGCATAGATTACAAAAACGGTGGTCATAGTTTAAACCCAACCCAAAGCTTTGACTATCCTAGTCCCAAAGCAGAGATTCACATCATAGATAAGGGGATAGATGAGGCAAATCATATAGCAGAAACCATCAAAGATTTATTAGATGAAGGCTACGAATACAAGGACATAGCAATACTTCTAAGGTCAGGAGCTAAGTCCTACATCTACGAAAATGCCTTTAAGGATGCGGAAATCCCATTTTTTAATGATATATCAAAAGTTTCCTTTGGAGCTGTTGAGGTAACATTTTTCAAAAATATCTTACATTTAATAGCTAATCCGAAGGACGAGCTTGCACTTCTATCGGTTCTTCAAAGTGAGATATATGAATTTAGCGAAGATGACTTAGCTCAAATTAGACTAAATACAGATGCAACAAGTTTTGCCAAAGCTTTTGACGATTATGCTATCAAGGGAGATATTTTAAATAAAATCATAGATTTCAAAACGGAAATGACGACCTATAATTATAGACTTTCTCTAATGAGCCTATACGAATTTGGAAATTTCATCTTTGAAAACTCTGGCTATTACAATTATCTAATGGCTAGAGATAGGGCAAATGACAGAATCGCCAATGTAGAGGCCTTCATAGATTTAATGGGTGAGTATGAAGAAAATAACGACGACGGTCTATTTGGCTTCCTAGACTATGCAGAAAATCTAAGTCTTTACCAAACTGATAATCTAAATGCAGTAAGAGATTTATCAGAAAATGAAAACCTAGTTAGGATAATGACCATTCACAAATCCAAGGGTTTGGAATTCCCAGTGGTAATCTTGGCTGATACGGCAAAAAGATTTAATATCAACCATCTTCGATCCAATATATCCTTTGACGATGATCTTGGTATAGGAATCAATGTGGCAGATTATGAAAATAAGGTCAAGCTTTCATCTATAAGAAGAGATATTATAAACGAGAAAACAACTATAGAAAATAGAAAAGAAGAGATCAGAGTTCTCTATGTTGCTCTTACCAGACCTATAAATAAATTAATTATAGTGGGGGAGAAAGATATAGATAAGCTTGGCAAATACATTGGCAGGAATGATTTTCTCAATATGACTTCATACATTGATTGGATAATTTCGATACTGTCTACTGACAAAATAGCAAGCGAAATAAATGATGGGAACTATGTATCAAATGAGCTGGCATCCATAGCAAGGCTTGATCTAGTAAAAGAAGAAAAAGAATATAAAAGTTTTCACATGGTTGATATAAAAGATATACTAGAAGATCAAAAAGTAAATGAGAAAATCTATCAGAAAATGTTAGAAATTTATGAAAATCCCTACAAAAACCTAGCAGATACACAGGAATCCATCAAAAAATCAGTAACAGAAATTACCAAAAACTTCAACCCAGAAGAAGATGGATACGAATTGCCAGCCTATGATCGCTTTAAGGAATATGGAGAATTTAGAAAGCCAAACTTTATCACAGAAATTAGAGACTTAAAGCCAACTGACATAGGAACTATCATTCACAAAGTTTTCCAAGCTTTGGAATATAAAGAATATGATATGGATAGTTTAGAAAAGAGTTTTGATAAGCTTATAAAAGAAAGGAAAATCAGATCTGAAGAATTAAAAGTAGTTGATAAGGAGAAAATACTTAGTTATTACGCACATCCAAATATAAAAAATCTCTATCAAAAGGCTAAAAATCTAAGAAAAGAAGAATCTTTTTTGATGAAATATGAAGACTATTATGTCAATGGGCAGATAGATTTGATATTTGAATTTGAGGATTATGCCATTCTTTTGGACTTTAAAACAGATGCTATCAAAAGAAGCGGATTTTATGATGATCAGCTTAGAGTTTACAAAAAGGCTATTGAAGAGGCTCTAAAAAAAGAGGTAAAGGAATCATTTATTTATTGGTATAATATGGGGGAATTGGAACAAATAAGATAA
- the ymfI gene encoding elongation factor P 5-aminopentanone reductase: MKTVLITGSSRGIGAAIARRLNDNYNIIINYKNSKDKAFELLYELRETNPNVIAIKADVSNEDDVNMMFDVGEKNFGHVDILINNAGISHFSLIQDIEFETWKDVINTNLNSVFLNSKRAIPNMIKNQYGVIINMSSIWGDFGASMEALYSTSKGGINTFTKALAKELAPSGIRVNAIAPGMVETDMMRNDFTDEEIEELKKEVSSNRFARPEEIAGLVKYLISDEASYITGDIIHINGGFY, from the coding sequence ATGAAAACAGTATTAATAACAGGGTCTTCTAGGGGGATTGGTGCTGCAATTGCTAGAAGACTTAACGATAATTACAATATAATAATAAACTATAAAAACAGCAAGGATAAAGCTTTTGAGCTTTTGTATGAACTTAGGGAAACAAATCCAAATGTGATTGCCATAAAGGCTGACGTATCGAATGAAGATGATGTCAATATGATGTTTGATGTAGGCGAAAAAAATTTTGGTCACGTTGATATACTGATCAATAATGCAGGTATCTCCCACTTTTCTCTGATTCAGGACATAGAGTTTGAGACATGGAAGGATGTAATAAATACAAACTTGAACTCAGTTTTCTTAAATAGCAAAAGAGCCATACCAAATATGATAAAAAACCAATACGGAGTAATTATTAATATGAGCTCTATATGGGGTGATTTTGGGGCGAGCATGGAGGCCCTATACTCAACATCAAAGGGAGGAATCAATACGTTCACAAAAGCTTTGGCAAAAGAACTAGCGCCATCAGGCATCAGAGTAAATGCCATAGCCCCAGGTATGGTAGAAACAGATATGATGAGAAATGACTTCACAGATGAGGAGATTGAAGAGTTAAAAAAGGAAGTATCATCAAACAGATTTGCTAGGCCCGAAGAAATAGCTGGATTGGTGAAATATCTGATATCAGATGAGGCTTCCTATATAACTGGAGATATTATTCATATTAATGGTGGCTTTTATTAA
- a CDS encoding aldo/keto reductase, with translation MKYFKLNDGIEVPAIGLGTFKITEEKDMDHTIESALEAGYTYFDTAKYYHNEDILGKYLKESGKKRSEYQIATKVWPSAFGYDATKKSLDDSLKDLKVDYIDVALIHWYGEGYKETWEVFNDYKDQGLIKSIGVCNFSINQMTELLKEDPAPVLDQLESHPHLQDVDTHNFLKENNILHQAWSPLTQGKSNIFEEEVIKNLAKKYGKSPAQIILKWNISRKVMVLAKSSHKERIIENIDIFDFELTGEDMKAMASLDKRKRYSADPEDKKWLEEAAHM, from the coding sequence ATGAAGTATTTTAAACTAAACGATGGGATAGAAGTTCCTGCTATTGGACTTGGAACATTTAAAATTACTGAAGAAAAAGACATGGACCATACAATAGAATCAGCACTTGAGGCCGGATATACTTATTTTGATACAGCAAAATACTACCATAACGAGGATATTCTAGGCAAATACCTTAAAGAGTCTGGCAAGAAAAGATCAGAATACCAAATAGCAACCAAGGTTTGGCCAAGTGCTTTTGGTTATGATGCGACCAAAAAGTCCTTGGACGACTCCCTAAAAGATTTAAAGGTTGACTATATTGATGTTGCACTCATTCACTGGTATGGAGAGGGCTATAAGGAAACTTGGGAAGTTTTCAATGATTATAAAGACCAAGGCCTTATCAAGTCAATAGGTGTATGTAACTTCTCTATTAATCAAATGACAGAACTTTTAAAAGAAGATCCGGCTCCTGTTCTTGATCAACTAGAAAGCCATCCTCATTTGCAAGATGTGGACACTCACAACTTCCTAAAAGAAAATAATATCCTCCACCAGGCTTGGAGTCCACTTACCCAAGGCAAGTCGAATATATTTGAAGAAGAAGTAATCAAAAATCTTGCAAAAAAATATGGTAAAAGTCCAGCTCAAATCATACTAAAATGGAATATCAGCCGTAAAGTCATGGTCCTTGCCAAATCATCTCATAAAGAAAGAATAATAGAAAATATTGATATCTTCGACTTTGAACTTACAGGTGAAGATATGAAAGCAATGGCAAGTCTCGACAAAAGGAAGAGATACTCTGCAGATCCAGAAGATAAAAAATGGCTAGAAGAAGCAGCACATATGTAA
- a CDS encoding IS3 family transposase — MVKELKEEGYRLKYLLKAIDMPRSTYYFEINKVDNIKIKNSHIADKITQIFNLHKGRYGVRRVYMDLINQGYVINHKRVQRIMHELKLFGKRSKEKYHSYKGKVGKVADNIINRDFKADRPLQKWTTDVSEFKFSWGKCYISPILDMYTNEIISYDLSLSPNLNQISNMLEKAFNKFPKLDNLILHSDQGWQYQHEYYVNELKRHGIRQSMSRKGNCYDNSIMETFFGRLKNEVYYGYEKSYSSFEEFSKVIEEYIYYYNNERIQSKTKWMPPTKYRLASTNN, encoded by the coding sequence ATTGTCAAAGAACTCAAAGAAGAAGGATACAGACTAAAATATCTTTTAAAAGCTATTGATATGCCAAGATCAACATACTATTTTGAAATAAACAAAGTTGATAATATAAAGATTAAGAATAGTCATATTGCAGATAAAATAACTCAAATATTTAACTTACACAAAGGAAGATATGGAGTAAGAAGAGTATATATGGATCTGATAAATCAAGGTTATGTCATAAATCATAAAAGAGTTCAAAGAATAATGCATGAGCTAAAACTATTTGGAAAAAGATCTAAGGAAAAATATCACTCATATAAGGGGAAGGTAGGTAAAGTAGCTGATAATATAATAAATAGAGATTTCAAGGCAGATAGACCTCTACAAAAATGGACTACTGATGTGTCAGAATTTAAATTCTCTTGGGGTAAGTGCTACATATCTCCAATACTTGATATGTATACCAATGAGATTATTTCTTACGACCTATCCTTAAGTCCCAACTTAAATCAGATATCAAATATGTTAGAAAAAGCATTTAATAAATTTCCAAAACTAGATAACTTAATTCTACATTCAGATCAAGGTTGGCAATACCAACATGAATATTATGTAAATGAGCTTAAAAGACATGGTATAAGACAATCCATGTCAAGAAAAGGGAATTGCTATGATAACTCCATAATGGAAACATTCTTTGGAAGGCTAAAAAATGAAGTTTATTATGGATATGAAAAGAGCTATAGCTCTTTTGAAGAATTTTCAAAAGTAATAGAGGAATATATTTACTATTACAACAACGAAAGGATTCAATCAAAAACAAAATGGATGCCACCTACAAAATATAGGTTAGCATCCACTAATAATTAA
- a CDS encoding helix-turn-helix domain-containing protein, translating into MKYSYEFKKECVQLYREGKWPDTPEGTNEKNFHDSIRIWFKLEELHGPEILKHGNNINWTPDEKLEMVSKVLAGNSIKSVAIENGINDGQLYSWVNKYKNYGYNGLVNKKKGRKSKNTSMKSKNNHKVKELNESEREELVRLRAENEYIKAENEIIKKEIALREERYAAQLKAKKQRLSKNSKKKDTD; encoded by the coding sequence ATGAAATATAGTTATGAATTCAAAAAAGAATGCGTACAATTGTATAGGGAAGGTAAATGGCCTGATACACCTGAAGGGACCAACGAAAAAAACTTTCATGATTCAATTAGAATATGGTTTAAGTTAGAAGAACTTCATGGACCAGAAATTTTAAAACATGGAAATAATATCAATTGGACACCTGATGAGAAGTTAGAAATGGTATCTAAGGTGTTAGCTGGAAATTCAATAAAGTCTGTAGCAATTGAAAATGGAATTAATGATGGACAACTCTATTCATGGGTTAACAAGTATAAAAATTATGGATATAATGGTCTTGTTAATAAAAAGAAAGGCCGTAAATCTAAAAATACAAGTATGAAAAGTAAAAATAACCATAAAGTAAAAGAACTTAATGAATCTGAAAGAGAAGAACTAGTAAGGCTTAGAGCAGAGAATGAATATATAAAGGCAGAAAATGAAATAATAAAAAAAGAGATCGCCTTGAGAGAAGAACGTTACGCTGCGCAACTCAAGGCGAAAAAGCAGCGATTGTCAAAGAACTCAAAGAAGAAGGATACAGACTAA